The Halorubrum salinarum genome segment CTCCGTCAGGTCCGCCTCCGCGAAGTCCGTCCAGTGGACGAAGTGGACCGTGAGGTCGGTGTCGCGGCCGAGCCGGTCGGCGGCGACCGACAGCGGCTCGCGGTTCCCGCCGTGGCAGTTCAGAAGGAGTAGCCGGTCGGCGCCGTGTTCGGCCACCGACTCGCCGATCTCACGGACCACGTCGACGTACGTCTCCGTCGAGAGCGTGACCGTTCCGGGGAACCGCATGTGGTGTTCCGACTGCCCGTACGGCAGCGTCGGGAGCCGCAGCAGGTCGAGGTCGAACTCGTCGGCGGCGTCGACGAGCTCGGCCGTGAGGTGGTCCGCGCGGAGCGTGTCCGTCGACACCGGGAGGTGCGGGCCGTGCTGCTCGATGCTGCCGGCGGGGAGCACCGCGAAGTCGGCGTCGTCGATCGCGGCGCCGGCGTCCTCCCACGTCATGCCGAACAGGTCGGCGTCCGTCTCGGGCATGCCGGAGGCTCCGGGGTCGAACGACGAAAGCGTCGGGGTAGCGGCGAGGCGGCGGCGACCGGCGGGGATCGGACAGAGAGTGCCGGGGTGCGGGTCGCGAGCGACCGAGAGGTCGGCTCAGCCCGAGTAGTAGTACTCGCCGTCGCGCTTCTGCTGGCTGTCGAGCTGCGATCCCGGCTTGTTGATCCGGGGGCGGCCGGTGCGCTCGTCGCGCCGGAAGGTGATCTCCAGGTCGGCGAGGAACTCGTTCATGCCGTCGCGCATGTCCTGCGGGGGCGCGGCGCGCCCGCGCTCGGCCGGCTCGCCGTCGAACACCATCAGGCGGTCCGCGAGGAGGTCGATCATGTAGATGTCGTGGTCGATCACCATCACGGTCGCGTCGTGGTTCTCGGCGTACCGGCGGATCGCGGTCGTCGCCCGCACGCGCTGCTCGACGTCGAGGTGGGCGGAGGGCTCGTCGAGCAGGTAGAGGTCGGCGTCGTCGGAGAGGCACGCCGCGATGGCGACGCGCTGGCGCTCCCCGCCCGAGAGGTCCGAGAGGTTCTGCTCCATCACGCGCTCCAACTGGAGCGGCTGGGCGATCTCGGTGTTCCAGTAGGAGGAGCCGAACTCGTCGGTGATAGAGGAGAGGAACGCGTCGACCCGCATGTGCTGGTCGATGTCGATGTACTGCGGCTTATACGAGATGTCGAGCGCGAAGTCGAGTTCGCCCTCGTCCG includes the following:
- a CDS encoding creatininase family protein; amino-acid sequence: MPETDADLFGMTWEDAGAAIDDADFAVLPAGSIEQHGPHLPVSTDTLRADHLTAELVDAADEFDLDLLRLPTLPYGQSEHHMRFPGTVTLSTETYVDVVREIGESVAEHGADRLLLLNCHGGNREPLSVAADRLGRDTDLTVHFVHWTDFAEADLTEAYGEGWGHAGDHETSFVELYRPDLVRTEKKEPQEAAELPRTRSYEYFDEVTELGGLGDPTNSDPDALEPIVAATTREILGALVEDLDRGW